CACCTGCTCGATCCACTTAAGCCGAAATTCCTCGTACCTTCGttgcaaatttttcaagtgCTTTTTGGCCAACTCATCGTCATCTAATCCATCGTAGAACAACATAGTTGGATCCACTGGTAATGTTGATCCCTTATGAGCGATGGTCTTAAATGGTCTCGTTGATATATTTGAGGATGGTGTAGGGGATAATGAAGAATGCAGATTTGGCTGGAGTGCTGGAGATATACTGCTTTCACTGGTCGCAGAAGCTGAGCTTGGATACAACTCCAGATCCGATTCAGGAGTTCTATTTCTTATTGAAAGGTCAATTGGCTCTTCCAGAGTGGAGAGTCGGGAAAATGGACGGAACGGCACAAATGACATCTTCTGAAGtgctgaaaatgaaaaatttctcataaatatTGCCATGTTTTTGAAGGAATTCACTTGGTCCGACAGTTTAGATTTAGATAGATTTAAATTCATTCAGGATCGATCTAGTATGATTCGGCGACTTATTCATGCGCTAGAAATAACTTCAACGCCTGTTAAATATATAGTGGCAATATACAGTTACAATTGCATGTTTTTAACTGACTGAATAAACACCACATTATTCATGCCGATGTTAGTGAAGAAATTGCTTTGCTGCTCATTTTAAATGGGCTGATGGAAAGTTCCTAAATCCAGTTTTTCTCAGGACATTTCTTGGACCTTCCTCAGGAAACTACTCAGCTGTATTTCAAGAACCGTTAGTTGGAAgagattaaaagaaaatcaaatacggggaattgatataaaacattttcgaaattttcaattatgcgCCTATTACAggaattaactgaaaataaaaatatgaaaacattGCTTCTACTTCCTATAAACTTTACATGATACCACATTTCAACTTGAGCAGCTCTACATGAACTTAATAGACAggcattatttaattaattacaccTCTATCATCGgtttattaactttttgttaaaactttttgtttacCCCTGTATAACTAACTTGACTGACTAAAAAAACGAATCTTGTATAGAACGTGAAACATTCTCTATGCTcttgttataaaaattatgtagtTATTTTTCCTAGGTATAATATAtcaatagaaacaaaaaaggaTTCGAAAAAAACTGGGCTTAACAATTaacaaaagtaaaactttttcagtaatatacaaaatcaagaaaattcgattgttcaattttaacttttgttttgcattttctCTTTATGCTACTTTCCTAATTTTGCATggaaaattagataaaaaaacataaagtcaaacattttaaattaaatattaagctAATAAGTAAGTAACAAAAGCCGTATGACTTACTTATTCCACATaagtagaaaataaaattgagcataaatatCCACAAAGAAAAGTAGATTGTTCAACTATAGATAAAGTGGCAATTTAGTGGAGGTTATTTGACTTGTTTCAAGCACCCAtagaaagtgattttacacGTCCTCTTATTTCATATGTTGACTTTGAGccatatttcaaaaccaaatctaatttttggcttcatttcttcaattatctgctttatttcgTGGTTATTTTGCGCACTTCTTTATCTGTATTATGGTATAGTAGATGTGCTTTCAAAAGtttcttttgtaattttattagttatttcatattcattgtatctATTTCTGAATTAGAAACCGGAAAATGGCCCTTCCTGTCTTGAAaataggttagttcaggttagtacgGGGTTTGTATAGtgtttaaacttatttaaatgtaaattcgcttattttcttgttgtaagtaatatttccttttgtttttaattttgttaactATATCTTTGTCATAATGtcatatattatttgaaacaCTCTACAATAGAGACATTTTTAAGactatttcaatttcttcagtTAGCGCCGCATTGgagataattttgtttaaaatggaagaataacTTGGAACCAAAGTATTTTAACACATTAATTTGTCTACATAATGGTTTgcaatattcatttttaattaatttttgttttgcattgTCAATATGCatattaagaatatttcataaaatattttccaaagcgaaaagtatttaatactaaaaaaaatgaacttaattttatcaactcaattatttcatataaaaatctaagaaagtcaacatttcaaaaacgatGAGCCTTTGTATAAGGATAAATATGGTTATATagaatcaaaataatctcatctatcttccattaaaaactttctatCGCTCTACCTAACatgatatatatttatataaaatagaatatattatACTCAACTTACATTTAATTACAAAGAGTAAGACGTTCACACACCCGTACGATTGATAACAAGTTGTATCTTAAAGGCAAAAAGTTAAGAACTCGAAAAACGATGTTTTTCAACTGAGACAGCAACTACCTGTTAGGGGATGCTCAAATTCTTCCCCCACTTACGGAAAGTAGGAGGTACTCTTATGGTGAAAGTTTCATCCAATAGCAAAAGACCTTTGGGTGGAGGCACCGAACGGGGTTGTAAGCTATTTTGACGCAAGATACGGATTTGGGTCGACCATCATAAAATGGCCAGTAATTATGATTCACAAACATTGCCATCTATGTATGTGTAAAATAGTATGATGAACGTACCTTTAATTAAAGAGAGTAGGATAACCCTGCACCATCATAATCTATAACGAATTgaactttcattttaaatagttCGAAAGTAGAGAACTTACCCTTTTTAACTAGATCTGCAACCCTTTATTAGGGGTTGATGAAATGTTTCCACCAGTCAAGGAAGATAGGAGGTACTTTTATGGCGAAAGTCTAATCCAATAGCAAATGGAGTTTGGAATGAGGAATTAAGTAGTGTTGcaaactattttgaagaaagaGATGGACCTTGAGATGAAATAACACATCATTTAAACCCTTTATCATTCCTAAACATTGGGTCTTGAAACACCCGCCATATTATAGGGATACCTGTATACTATAAAAATCGCAAATCAATgtgaatttgacaaaaatacgtaaaaaacCTCATTCTTGGTTAATTCACTTactattgtaataaaaaaaacccttaaagTATTTACATCCACAATGAATGCCTTACCAAGCAGTTACGCCtccccaattttcatttcattgtTTTAACAAACATTGACTTAGTAACTGTAACAGGTGGAAAAGTGAAAAGCCAAGATAATGTCTGACTTCTTAAGTTATACCAAATAtccaaaatatcaatattattgtGAATTTGGGGAAGTCAAGGTAAATAAAgcctaaaatacaaaaaaagttacaggGTGTAACCGCTTTCCGTCGTCACCTAGTTTATATATATGTTACTACTTGCTTTTATGTTACAGGGTAAAAAAATGCCTAAAACCATCTTAAGTATATCGCTCGGATGGTAatccataattttcttttgtcaGTTTGTGGTCAATAGTAAAACGTCGAGGAAGAGTAGTATCGGTCGTTAAAAACTCTACAGCTGTTAACTTTGGCACCTACGTTG
The nucleotide sequence above comes from Euwallacea similis isolate ESF13 chromosome 16, ESF131.1, whole genome shotgun sequence. Encoded proteins:
- the LOC136413965 gene encoding hepatic leukemia factor-like produces the protein MAIFMRNFSFSALQKMSFVPFRPFSRLSTLEEPIDLSIRNRTPESDLELYPSSASATSESSISPALQPNLHSSLSPTPSSNISTRPFKTIAHKGSTLPVDPTMLFYDGLDDDELAKKHLKNLQRRYEEFRLKWIEQVKSISNNGTNENMRRAQHHDNRTRDPEYLAKRAKNNESAKRSRDARKAKQEEVNIRIKFLEQEIPRITNKIKEETEEVERLRRLAESLVRRGLLPPF